Proteins from a genomic interval of Symmachiella macrocystis:
- a CDS encoding ExbD/TolR family protein — MRRRRNALADDEGGQFKTNKREQEADLDITPMIDVTFLLLIYFLVKSTMDPSEALDLPKAKYGDGINGNQSTAITIKAGRNETASILLDDGREVDVDDVRRHVEEQVAAGVNKVMIQAEREISHGDVQNVARAIAEIEGVEFFIAVEEKEP, encoded by the coding sequence TTGAGACGACGCCGAAACGCCCTTGCTGATGATGAGGGCGGACAATTCAAAACCAACAAACGTGAGCAAGAAGCGGATTTAGACATCACGCCGATGATCGATGTCACGTTTTTGCTGCTCATCTATTTCCTGGTCAAGTCCACGATGGACCCCTCCGAAGCATTGGATTTGCCCAAGGCCAAATACGGAGACGGCATCAACGGCAATCAAAGCACGGCCATCACAATCAAGGCGGGACGTAACGAAACCGCTTCGATCTTATTGGACGATGGCCGCGAGGTGGATGTCGACGACGTGCGGAGGCATGTCGAGGAACAAGTTGCCGCCGGCGTGAACAAGGTGATGATTCAAGCGGAACGCGAAATTTCACACGGCGACGTACAAAATGTAGCCCGCGCTATTGCGGAAATCGAAGGTGTGGAGTTCTTCATCGCGGTCGAGGAAAAGGAACCGTGA
- a CDS encoding ExbD/TolR family protein, which produces MPIKFRCAHCGKKIKITSRAAGRNVNCPKCGDPARVPSPNSVKRASKPYQPHQYLDAEADAGDFQLRKRAASEDDLDLTPMVDVTFQLLIFFILTASMSLQKAIAVPPPDPQREGAQSTPISLDDLEVDSIIVEIQADNTIIVDDEPLAADSNLAEMLQQSMDSSGRHEMVINAHADSFHETTVTVFDAANEVGMQKIRMTTTGGEDDE; this is translated from the coding sequence ATGCCCATTAAATTCCGCTGTGCCCATTGCGGCAAAAAAATCAAAATCACATCGCGAGCCGCCGGACGAAATGTCAATTGTCCGAAGTGCGGCGACCCTGCCCGGGTTCCGTCCCCGAATTCTGTCAAGCGTGCCAGCAAGCCGTATCAGCCGCATCAGTATCTTGATGCGGAAGCAGACGCGGGGGATTTTCAGCTCCGCAAACGTGCGGCGTCCGAGGATGATTTGGACCTGACTCCGATGGTCGACGTGACGTTTCAGTTGCTGATTTTTTTCATATTGACCGCGAGCATGAGTTTGCAAAAGGCAATCGCCGTTCCCCCTCCCGATCCGCAGCGAGAAGGGGCACAATCGACACCGATTTCGCTGGACGACCTGGAGGTCGATTCGATTATCGTGGAAATTCAAGCGGACAATACCATTATCGTCGACGACGAACCATTGGCGGCCGACAGCAACCTTGCGGAAATGTTGCAACAATCCATGGACTCCTCGGGTCGCCACGAAATGGTGATCAATGCCCATGCGGACTCCTTTCATGAAACGACCGTGACCGTGTTTGATGCGGCAAACGAAGTCGGCATGCAAAAAATCCGTATGACGACAACCGGCGGCGAGGATGACGAATAG
- a CDS encoding DUF11 domain-containing protein: MAEQFQNSKRWIIAALCLITAGGCAAPSRNSSLTTIEDRTAYAPQFRGYNGPSTSTVPQQTPTVRVEKPTMSEPQLTEPTLDGTEFEDFEETEDVILPKPDPRIAPYREYPNVEAGPLLAPSPLITPPTEGDDTDNAAQPVRLLLEIVRPERATLDGDVRFDVTIRNETNRDAEDIDVYCTFEQGLQFPGKEETELRRNIGSIAAGESQTMSLTLMAKQLGRHCAQFTIKSGGKEVVWKSVCTDVTKQAMSLEIIGPDRRNVGSRAEHTMTIVNVSDTVLHGVQAELTFDDMLIPKEATEGAVEGEDSLSWNLGDLQPGEVLQLQVEFECERAAEVAKFDVELTAAGGGTLRRETGLQVVPGRGVLDLRIQDQAEPIAVDDEVVYIVTVHNRGFQDVRNVQIALTPPTGIKMLEVKIRQNDEPIELPHKVLRGTWDFETIRQLPADSTVQFHIRAQGVRAGNHKFVAAVKSDLDTKPHTIEEWTTINAN, translated from the coding sequence ATGGCCGAACAATTTCAAAATTCAAAGCGGTGGATCATCGCGGCGCTGTGTCTTATCACAGCCGGTGGGTGCGCTGCGCCCAGTCGCAATTCGTCCTTAACCACGATCGAGGACCGGACTGCTTACGCTCCGCAATTCCGCGGTTACAACGGCCCGAGCACCAGTACCGTGCCTCAGCAGACCCCGACCGTGCGCGTCGAAAAGCCGACGATGAGTGAACCGCAACTGACCGAACCCACTTTGGATGGGACGGAATTTGAGGATTTCGAAGAGACTGAAGATGTGATCCTCCCCAAACCGGATCCACGTATTGCCCCTTACCGGGAGTATCCGAATGTGGAAGCCGGGCCGCTGCTTGCACCATCGCCGTTGATCACGCCTCCCACCGAGGGAGACGATACCGACAATGCCGCTCAGCCGGTTCGACTATTGTTGGAGATCGTCCGACCGGAACGCGCGACGCTGGACGGCGACGTGCGGTTTGACGTGACCATCCGCAACGAGACGAACCGAGACGCCGAAGACATTGACGTGTATTGCACGTTTGAGCAGGGTCTGCAATTTCCCGGCAAGGAGGAAACCGAACTGCGGCGAAACATTGGCAGTATTGCGGCGGGCGAGTCACAGACGATGTCGCTTACGCTCATGGCCAAGCAACTCGGTCGGCACTGCGCACAGTTTACCATCAAATCGGGCGGGAAAGAGGTTGTATGGAAATCAGTTTGCACGGATGTCACCAAACAGGCAATGTCACTGGAGATCATCGGCCCGGACCGCCGCAACGTGGGTAGCCGAGCGGAGCATACGATGACGATTGTCAACGTAAGCGATACCGTGCTCCACGGAGTTCAAGCGGAACTGACGTTTGATGATATGTTGATTCCTAAGGAAGCGACTGAAGGAGCTGTGGAGGGCGAGGACAGCTTGTCATGGAATCTGGGTGACCTGCAGCCGGGCGAAGTTCTGCAACTGCAAGTGGAGTTTGAATGCGAACGTGCTGCCGAGGTGGCCAAGTTTGATGTCGAACTGACCGCAGCGGGTGGCGGCACACTTCGCCGAGAAACCGGCCTGCAAGTTGTCCCCGGGCGAGGCGTGTTGGACTTGAGAATTCAAGACCAAGCCGAACCGATCGCCGTTGATGATGAAGTCGTCTATATCGTCACCGTACATAACCGCGGTTTCCAGGACGTCCGCAACGTTCAAATCGCACTGACACCACCGACCGGCATCAAAATGCTCGAAGTAAAAATCAGGCAAAACGATGAACCGATCGAGTTACCGCACAAAGTGCTGCGGGGAACTTGGGATTTTGAAACCATTCGACAGCTCCCAGCGGACAGCACAGTGCAATTTCACATTCGCGCACAAGGCGTTCGCGCCGGAAACCACAAATTCGTTGCGGCAGTGAAGAGCGACCTCGACACCAAACCACACACCATCGAAGAGTGGACCACAATCAACGCAAACTAA
- a CDS encoding outer membrane protein assembly factor BamB family protein yields MPALEIRIPSGPKDIVQLSKEMPISIGSHPSNDVSIDDASVAPMHCRVSWQKYSYRVNSAAGSEVLLNGKEVAKASLKVGDVISIGKAKITVVDETRAGHDDQAKADISEFELKPLDEEETVRANREALYEPLQEEPVATEKAPPENDPPSNIRRKKKQQHVPAPSSESVAELSMGDILASDDALPTTRSSSKDSKRSQADKSSKKDRGSDKSKTKTSWKGGRAVRPGERNILQSPLVLTLGGGGLVLLLLALTFRFMNNRQEVDGRFEEAAASKREGKYAQAIKAFERFLINYPRDSSTNNAQIQLGLTRIQQHVSGSTPAWELGLQSVHEYRQKSKDLPEFSEEANAQELEGYIKKITLGAATSAKNNLNPELLEISAEAGTLLKRIGVDKKETEEHLARVGRVAKEANDAILKRNTFDAAVAKITEALAASQAIAALDERRALLARYPDFASHREIKKLMKQALEIEKASVTREAESVAAATTEQESDVASVLSLVRHSRAQSGNKSENASVVVLSENSCMAVDTINGTPLWSRTIGYDTPFFPLEQTVPDPALLMFDTRNNELLLVSKADGKLIWRNAVSSRASGSPVVHEGQVFLPTTDGELCQFDLETGELTAQLKFAQPISSAPAISESGEYLFVAGHEGVIYILSRRPLECIQVFDSGHAPGVIEAPLMAMGPYLLAIENSQANNCNFRLYDVTEADKSLNEVASYQGVSELLGHVKDTPVLRGNRMFVPSSDERVTAFTVTEEDGQKPLSYVDSSQNESPIGCPIYLAVGPDDQMWMAARDLRKFQLTLDHLEEEVKQRMRVGLCAQPLQVQGNSIFVAGRFPASRAVFFRGVDRQAMTGQWLVVVGAPILATAAPNPNDNSIVCVTAAGDLFLVTAKRIGEGGIDTRPLAQLKIQDDPEAAYHAKRLSDGRMAVYTTGEKPHLWVVNSSGGIDSDLTLKESLQIAPAEFGKSLVLPLPGKLQLLGRSPSGGRVQDFALPVTGKTSAAWKALVPLADDQVIALTSNGMLSRLQLREQDNVSFFDEVTLIHLDHAVDVDIVVSGDRLLIADAEPSLSVLNGRSLEVVAKAALPQPAPLAPWLIEDRVYIQSGREQLICFQLGDTLNKLWEVPLPQTSLAGTPLMRNGELLAALQNGEILRINPETGELLHRYNVQQTIGDGPYLLGDQLVVISPDGGFIAVQTEKQEAGQ; encoded by the coding sequence ATGCCCGCCCTCGAAATTCGAATTCCCTCCGGTCCGAAGGACATTGTCCAACTTTCCAAGGAAATGCCGATCTCAATTGGTAGTCATCCTTCGAATGATGTCTCCATCGACGACGCGAGCGTTGCGCCCATGCACTGCCGCGTGAGTTGGCAAAAATATTCCTACCGGGTCAATTCGGCGGCCGGTTCCGAGGTCTTGCTGAACGGCAAAGAGGTCGCCAAGGCGTCGTTAAAGGTCGGCGATGTAATTTCCATCGGCAAAGCAAAAATCACTGTGGTCGATGAAACTCGGGCTGGGCATGACGATCAGGCGAAGGCGGACATCAGCGAGTTTGAGTTAAAACCATTAGACGAAGAGGAGACGGTTCGCGCCAATCGAGAAGCATTGTACGAGCCTTTGCAAGAAGAACCCGTGGCGACTGAGAAGGCGCCGCCAGAAAACGATCCCCCGTCAAATATTCGTCGCAAAAAGAAACAACAACACGTTCCCGCACCGTCGTCTGAGTCCGTTGCAGAATTGAGCATGGGCGACATTCTGGCGAGCGACGATGCATTGCCGACGACGCGATCGTCGAGTAAAGATTCCAAACGCTCGCAGGCAGACAAGTCGTCTAAGAAAGATCGCGGGTCGGATAAATCAAAGACGAAAACATCCTGGAAGGGGGGTCGCGCTGTGCGCCCCGGGGAACGCAATATTCTGCAATCGCCGCTGGTGCTGACATTGGGTGGCGGGGGATTGGTCCTGCTGTTACTGGCGCTGACATTCCGGTTTATGAATAACCGCCAAGAAGTGGATGGGCGGTTCGAGGAAGCGGCGGCGTCCAAGCGGGAAGGCAAATACGCTCAAGCGATTAAGGCGTTTGAGCGGTTTCTGATCAATTATCCGCGTGATTCCTCCACAAACAACGCGCAGATTCAACTGGGATTAACGCGCATCCAACAACACGTATCGGGTTCGACACCGGCGTGGGAATTGGGATTGCAGTCGGTACACGAGTATCGCCAAAAATCGAAGGACCTGCCGGAATTCAGCGAAGAGGCCAACGCACAGGAGTTGGAAGGATACATCAAAAAAATCACGCTGGGGGCAGCAACCAGCGCTAAAAACAATCTTAATCCCGAGTTGTTAGAGATCTCTGCCGAGGCGGGGACATTGCTCAAGCGGATCGGCGTGGACAAGAAAGAGACTGAAGAACATCTCGCCCGCGTTGGACGCGTGGCTAAAGAGGCCAATGACGCGATCCTGAAACGAAACACTTTCGATGCTGCTGTCGCAAAAATCACAGAAGCGTTGGCTGCATCGCAGGCGATTGCCGCACTTGATGAGCGGCGCGCCCTGCTGGCGCGGTATCCTGATTTTGCGTCCCATCGCGAAATCAAAAAGTTGATGAAACAGGCACTGGAAATCGAAAAAGCATCGGTCACCCGCGAAGCCGAATCGGTCGCTGCGGCGACAACCGAACAGGAATCGGACGTTGCTTCGGTCTTGTCATTGGTTCGTCATTCCCGTGCACAAAGCGGTAACAAATCTGAGAACGCGAGCGTGGTTGTCCTGTCGGAAAACTCGTGCATGGCGGTCGACACCATCAACGGAACTCCGTTGTGGAGTCGAACGATCGGCTACGACACGCCGTTTTTTCCGCTTGAACAAACGGTTCCCGATCCAGCGCTGTTGATGTTTGACACGCGGAACAATGAGTTGTTGTTGGTCTCCAAAGCAGACGGGAAACTGATCTGGCGAAACGCCGTCTCGTCGCGTGCTTCGGGAAGTCCGGTCGTGCACGAAGGTCAGGTGTTTCTGCCCACGACCGACGGCGAACTGTGCCAATTCGATTTGGAAACCGGTGAACTGACAGCGCAGTTGAAATTCGCGCAACCCATTTCGTCCGCTCCGGCAATTTCGGAGTCGGGTGAGTATCTGTTTGTCGCCGGGCACGAAGGAGTGATTTACATTCTCTCCCGCCGCCCGTTGGAATGTATTCAAGTGTTTGACAGCGGGCATGCTCCGGGAGTGATAGAAGCTCCATTGATGGCCATGGGGCCTTATCTACTGGCGATCGAAAATAGTCAGGCGAACAACTGCAACTTCCGGCTTTATGATGTGACCGAGGCGGACAAAAGTCTGAATGAGGTCGCGTCCTATCAAGGCGTTAGCGAACTGCTGGGACACGTTAAAGACACACCCGTGTTGCGAGGAAATCGCATGTTCGTTCCCTCCAGCGACGAACGCGTCACGGCGTTTACCGTCACGGAGGAAGATGGGCAAAAGCCGCTCTCCTATGTCGATAGTTCACAGAACGAATCTCCGATTGGTTGCCCGATTTATTTGGCGGTCGGTCCCGATGACCAAATGTGGATGGCCGCACGCGACCTGCGGAAGTTTCAACTCACGCTGGACCATTTAGAAGAAGAGGTCAAACAGCGGATGCGGGTGGGGCTGTGTGCACAACCGCTGCAGGTCCAGGGGAACTCGATCTTTGTCGCTGGACGGTTTCCGGCAAGCCGCGCGGTCTTCTTTCGCGGAGTCGATCGGCAGGCCATGACCGGGCAATGGCTGGTTGTTGTCGGCGCACCGATCTTGGCGACCGCCGCGCCGAACCCCAATGATAACTCGATCGTCTGCGTGACGGCTGCTGGCGATTTGTTTCTCGTAACAGCAAAACGGATTGGCGAAGGAGGCATCGACACGCGGCCGCTGGCGCAATTGAAGATCCAGGATGATCCCGAGGCCGCCTATCATGCGAAACGACTCTCCGATGGTCGAATGGCGGTTTACACGACTGGCGAAAAGCCGCATTTGTGGGTGGTCAATTCCAGCGGCGGCATTGATTCGGATTTGACGCTCAAAGAGTCGTTGCAAATCGCCCCGGCTGAATTCGGCAAGTCACTGGTTCTACCGCTGCCCGGAAAATTGCAACTGCTAGGCCGTTCACCCTCGGGGGGACGCGTGCAGGACTTTGCATTGCCCGTCACAGGAAAAACGTCCGCTGCCTGGAAAGCCTTGGTACCGCTGGCCGACGATCAAGTCATTGCTCTGACATCCAACGGAATGCTCTCGCGTTTACAACTGAGGGAACAAGACAATGTGTCATTTTTCGACGAAGTCACTTTGATCCATTTGGATCACGCCGTGGATGTCGACATCGTCGTGTCCGGCGACCGACTGCTCATCGCCGATGCCGAACCATCGTTGAGCGTGCTCAACGGTCGGTCCCTGGAAGTGGTCGCCAAAGCGGCGCTGCCACAACCGGCTCCGCTGGCTCCTTGGTTGATCGAAGACCGTGTGTATATTCAAAGTGGCCGAGAACAATTGATTTGCTTCCAGTTGGGTGACACGCTGAACAAATTGTGGGAAGTTCCGCTTCCGCAAACCTCGCTGGCCGGTACCCCGCTCATGCGGAACGGAGAGTTATTGGCAGCACTGCAAAATGGTGAAATCCTGCGCATCAATCCTGAGACAGGGGAACTGCTACACCGATACAACGTGCAGCAGACGATCGGCGACGGTCCGTATTTATTGGGCGATCAACTGGTCGTGATTTCGCCCGATGGTGGATTTATTGCCGTGCAAACTGAGAAACAGGAGGCGGGCCAATGA
- a CDS encoding MotA/TolQ/ExbB proton channel family protein, producing MDFTQILDWGGNFIYAMLALVALYGAFTVILLLRRIQEKQFSNAAADEFLEQVREKLQTKDFDGVAELCDSPAYWSKAVPQLVLFALNKKEQTMSRLRRGLAETFEREILADLEYRMSWVGTIVKSAPMLGLLGTVIGMISAFQQLDLAQSAGGEGGEQLAGAISVALFTTAAGLAVAIPLVLAGALINVRIGRLQDGVQHWIGEFLDDYEVAVGSTGGRDS from the coding sequence ATGGACTTTACTCAAATTCTCGACTGGGGCGGCAACTTCATCTACGCGATGTTGGCATTAGTCGCCCTGTACGGCGCCTTTACCGTCATCCTGTTATTGCGCCGCATCCAAGAGAAACAATTTTCCAACGCCGCTGCCGACGAATTTCTGGAGCAGGTCCGAGAGAAACTGCAAACGAAAGATTTCGACGGTGTCGCCGAGTTGTGTGACTCGCCCGCTTATTGGAGCAAGGCTGTCCCGCAATTGGTGCTCTTTGCCCTGAATAAAAAAGAACAGACGATGAGCCGCTTGCGCCGCGGTTTGGCGGAAACATTCGAGCGGGAAATTTTGGCGGACTTGGAATACCGCATGTCGTGGGTGGGCACGATCGTCAAAAGCGCTCCGATGTTGGGGTTGCTGGGAACGGTCATCGGCATGATCAGCGCGTTTCAACAATTGGATCTCGCGCAAAGCGCCGGTGGCGAAGGGGGCGAACAACTCGCCGGTGCCATCAGCGTGGCCTTGTTCACAACCGCGGCCGGTTTGGCGGTAGCCATTCCGCTGGTTCTTGCCGGAGCGCTGATCAACGTCCGCATCGGCCGTCTGCAGGATGGCGTCCAGCATTGGATCGGTGAATTTTTGGATGACTACGAGGTCGCCGTTGGCAGTACGGGAGGGCGGGACAGTTGA
- a CDS encoding ABC transporter substrate-binding protein, whose amino-acid sequence MSLFSKDQPIAQSHRTRQRFSSLVVVIFAFCFVSTLGSTAQESTAQESNSNPTAETEAEATPDQPVDENAPEEEEKKEEPLPTLEEMQPLSVEQLMKGPAEDWIVLKAKDQVLVVQPVDPRPNTLEFLADRLKYPDKYEPKSFGLDEEGKPLTGEALDKAKRIWRKTLVYLEVHMPFDKNDISEDADRKFFIPFRVIKEIIYFEDLMLKQIDTFLDQKKISEAYEMVVVLRKRNSKWPGLQFREEGLLFAESARLVDEKKFELALVDLEQLHERNPKYPELTDATANVADLLIKEADAAGDFRRARHFLERLKARFPQHRTVTRWTDTLTARTAALMQEAQTAESVGEIEKALASAEKAALVWPNTSGLRTLYGRLARRYQRLRVGVLLQPRDVPTPLNRTVADDRQRELTQSTLFEPDYLDEQIVRYRSGFLNEWEPTNLGRRIRFQLRPYRQSWESQPVTVALPMIRQLSDKMQTDSQHFDERLSDRISSVAQKSPFVFDVEFENVPLRPEPLFSYALNGPGSFELAKHDERSITYRRAIPEQPDDNQYHIAEVVEVQYDTPEKAIQGLLRGQVDMLPQIPLRDVDILSEQSSFFVQKYQLPKTHLVQFNNQNKALRSRALRRAMAACLDNQRLLEEFVLKSPPNGKARLTSAPFPQTSYAYDTAVLPQDYDIELALALSIAARKELGGALPKLSLRAPPDPESRIIAKQLIAAWARIGLDVTLAEDDGSAGEDDWDLSYRIISMREPAVELWPLLTGKETAEIADLKYLPNWLRQKLVELDRVSDWSRAENLLHGLHRDMAAEAQVIPLFEVDEYLIVRKTVRGVPEAPISTYDGIEQWVVQPWYPIK is encoded by the coding sequence ATGAGTCTATTTTCTAAAGACCAACCGATCGCACAGAGCCACCGGACTCGGCAGCGATTTAGCTCGCTTGTCGTGGTGATCTTCGCGTTTTGTTTCGTGTCGACATTGGGCAGCACAGCGCAAGAATCCACCGCGCAAGAGTCAAACAGCAATCCGACTGCTGAGACCGAAGCGGAGGCCACACCGGATCAACCGGTCGATGAGAATGCGCCGGAAGAAGAGGAAAAAAAAGAAGAACCGCTGCCGACATTGGAGGAAATGCAACCCCTGTCCGTCGAACAGCTGATGAAAGGTCCCGCTGAGGACTGGATTGTGCTCAAAGCCAAGGATCAAGTCCTCGTGGTTCAACCCGTCGACCCGCGACCGAACACCTTGGAGTTCTTAGCGGACCGGCTGAAGTATCCCGATAAGTATGAACCAAAGAGTTTTGGCTTGGACGAAGAGGGCAAGCCGCTTACGGGAGAGGCTTTGGATAAAGCGAAGCGCATCTGGCGCAAAACTTTGGTCTACCTCGAAGTGCATATGCCCTTTGACAAAAATGACATCAGCGAAGACGCGGACCGTAAATTCTTTATTCCCTTTCGGGTCATTAAGGAAATCATCTACTTCGAAGACTTGATGCTCAAGCAGATCGATACATTCCTCGACCAAAAGAAAATCAGCGAAGCCTATGAGATGGTCGTCGTGTTGCGAAAGCGCAATTCGAAATGGCCGGGACTGCAGTTTCGCGAAGAAGGGTTGCTGTTTGCTGAATCGGCCCGACTAGTGGACGAAAAAAAGTTTGAGCTGGCGCTGGTGGATTTGGAACAGTTGCACGAACGCAATCCCAAATACCCCGAGCTGACCGATGCCACTGCGAACGTCGCCGATCTACTCATTAAAGAGGCTGATGCAGCGGGGGACTTCCGCCGTGCACGGCATTTTTTAGAGCGCCTTAAGGCGCGATTTCCCCAGCATCGAACCGTGACGCGTTGGACCGACACGCTAACCGCGCGGACGGCGGCGTTGATGCAAGAAGCACAAACAGCCGAATCGGTCGGCGAAATCGAAAAAGCGTTGGCCTCGGCGGAAAAAGCAGCCTTGGTGTGGCCCAATACATCCGGGTTGCGGACCCTTTATGGCCGGTTAGCACGGCGGTATCAACGATTGCGCGTCGGCGTACTTTTACAGCCGCGTGACGTGCCAACTCCCCTCAATCGTACGGTCGCCGATGATCGCCAGCGGGAACTCACGCAGTCGACGCTGTTTGAACCGGACTACTTGGATGAACAGATTGTGCGTTATCGCAGCGGGTTCTTGAATGAATGGGAGCCAACGAATCTAGGACGCCGAATTCGTTTTCAACTGCGTCCCTATCGCCAATCATGGGAGTCGCAACCGGTGACGGTCGCGCTGCCAATGATCCGGCAACTGTCAGACAAGATGCAAACCGACAGTCAGCATTTCGACGAGCGATTGTCGGACCGCATTTCCTCGGTGGCGCAAAAATCCCCATTCGTGTTTGACGTCGAATTCGAAAACGTCCCCCTGCGGCCCGAGCCATTGTTCTCCTATGCATTGAACGGACCCGGCTCGTTCGAATTGGCGAAACACGATGAACGGTCGATCACTTATCGCCGCGCTATTCCCGAGCAGCCCGACGACAACCAGTATCACATCGCAGAAGTTGTTGAAGTTCAGTATGACACCCCGGAAAAGGCGATCCAAGGTTTGCTGCGGGGGCAAGTGGACATGCTGCCTCAAATTCCACTGCGGGATGTGGATATTTTGAGTGAGCAGTCGTCGTTTTTCGTGCAGAAATATCAGTTGCCGAAAACGCATCTTGTCCAGTTCAACAACCAGAACAAGGCACTGCGCAGTCGCGCGTTGCGACGGGCGATGGCCGCCTGCCTCGACAACCAGCGTTTGCTCGAGGAATTCGTCCTCAAATCCCCGCCAAACGGGAAGGCCCGTTTGACCTCCGCACCGTTTCCCCAAACCAGTTATGCATATGACACGGCGGTGCTTCCGCAGGACTATGACATTGAATTGGCGTTGGCTTTGTCGATCGCCGCGCGGAAGGAACTGGGAGGAGCGTTACCCAAACTCTCCCTACGGGCCCCGCCCGACCCGGAAAGCCGCATCATTGCCAAACAATTGATCGCCGCCTGGGCTCGTATCGGACTAGATGTCACGCTTGCTGAGGATGACGGCAGTGCTGGGGAGGATGATTGGGATTTATCCTATCGTATTATCTCCATGCGCGAACCGGCCGTCGAATTGTGGCCGTTGCTCACCGGCAAGGAGACAGCCGAGATCGCAGACCTGAAATACTTACCCAACTGGTTGCGGCAAAAGCTTGTCGAACTGGATCGCGTCTCGGATTGGAGCCGCGCGGAGAATTTGTTGCACGGGCTGCATCGTGATATGGCGGCCGAAGCGCAAGTCATCCCGCTGTTTGAAGTTGATGAATACCTCATCGTCCGCAAGACTGTGCGGGGTGTGCCGGAAGCCCCGATCTCGACCTATGACGGAATCGAACAGTGGGTCGTTCAACCTTGGTACCCCATAAAATAG